The following are encoded together in the Thiohalobacter sp. genome:
- the yajC gene encoding preprotein translocase subunit YajC — MASLTDFFIASAHAEGAAPAAQQPDPLMSFLPLILIFVVFYFLLIRPQQKKVKEHKAMVDALKKGDEVVTNGGLLGRVTEVGENFVQLRVADNVEVRVQRQAVAALMPKGTMKDAL, encoded by the coding sequence ATGGCCAGTCTGACCGATTTCTTCATTGCCTCCGCCCATGCCGAGGGCGCCGCGCCGGCCGCCCAGCAGCCGGACCCGCTGATGAGCTTCCTGCCGCTGATCCTCATTTTCGTAGTCTTCTATTTCCTGCTCATCCGGCCGCAGCAGAAGAAGGTCAAGGAACACAAGGCCATGGTGGATGCGCTGAAGAAGGGCGACGAGGTGGTGACCAACGGTGGCCTGCTCGGACGGGTGACCGAAGTCGGCGAGAACTTCGTGCAGCTCAGGGTGGCCGACAACGTCGAGGTGAGGGTGCAGCGCCAGGCAGTGGCCGCGCTGATGCCCAAGGGCACCATGAAGGACGCACTCTGA